Proteins encoded together in one Ignavibacteria bacterium window:
- a CDS encoding glycosyltransferase, whose translation MPPNNQNHYILVTRMFSGLFESFAKNEWNPTGIPTFVKLAEQLVKTKKLTWLISCKTEKESKIVSNRFMHLKIDQYNIFVIPYLNIFYFAKIKNILNDLITIIYCIYFTFDRGKRLYYFDRSNIKTAGFVKIFLRQFVVIRLLGLYPDQKKLASNIKSKIIRFAEYFAYKVKYNLAVCTQDGSGIEFYLEKLLHRKTERVVLLNGVERYQSEINKKKGNLLSLLFVGTLAESKGVLYLIDALTLLKERNIVFNTTIIGKGYLEEDIRKAIINGDLLDNIKLMGAVEHENIFRYYKDADVYISLNKLGNLSNTVLESMNMGNCIIMLGKNNIDFTDVFTEKFIPNDKVNIINRENIVTGLVDILVHLYENYQLVLEYSSQIKRFADENIWTWDERINYEIVLLENILEEKRLNRKKDDRNE comes from the coding sequence ATGCCCCCAAATAATCAAAATCATTATATATTAGTCACTCGAATGTTTTCTGGATTGTTTGAATCTTTTGCAAAAAATGAGTGGAATCCTACAGGTATTCCGACATTTGTCAAATTGGCGGAACAATTAGTTAAAACTAAAAAACTGACATGGCTGATTTCATGCAAGACGGAAAAAGAATCTAAGATTGTTAGTAATAGGTTTATGCACCTAAAGATAGATCAATACAATATTTTCGTTATCCCATACTTAAACATCTTTTATTTTGCAAAAATAAAAAACATACTTAATGATTTGATAACCATTATTTATTGTATTTATTTTACCTTTGATAGAGGAAAAAGACTATATTATTTCGATAGGTCTAACATTAAAACGGCTGGATTTGTTAAAATATTTTTACGTCAATTTGTTGTTATTAGATTACTTGGATTGTATCCAGATCAGAAAAAGCTTGCATCGAACATAAAGTCAAAAATTATTAGATTTGCAGAATATTTCGCATATAAAGTTAAATACAATTTAGCTGTATGTACCCAAGATGGAAGTGGGATTGAATTTTATTTAGAAAAATTACTCCATAGAAAGACAGAAAGAGTTGTATTACTGAATGGAGTTGAAAGGTATCAATCAGAAATTAATAAGAAAAAGGGAAATTTATTATCTCTATTATTTGTTGGAACATTGGCAGAAAGCAAAGGCGTTTTATACCTCATTGATGCGTTGACTCTTTTAAAAGAAAGAAATATTGTTTTTAATACAACAATAATAGGGAAAGGATATCTAGAAGAGGATATTCGTAAAGCTATCATTAATGGAGATCTTTTGGATAATATCAAATTAATGGGGGCAGTGGAACATGAGAATATATTTAGATATTACAAAGATGCTGATGTGTATATATCCTTAAACAAATTAGGAAATCTTAGCAATACTGTTCTCGAAAGTATGAATATGGGAAATTGTATCATTATGCTTGGGAAAAATAATATTGATTTTACCGATGTATTTACAGAGAAATTTATTCCGAATGATAAAGTGAATATTATTAATAGAGAAAATATTGTTACCGGTTTAGTAGATATCCTTGTTCACTTATATGAAAACTATCAATTAGTATTAGAATATTCTTCACAAATAAAGAGATTTGCAGATGAAAATATTTGGACATGGGACGAGAGAATTAACTATGAAATAGTGTTGCTTGAGAATATCCTCGAAGAGAAGAGATTAAATAGAAAAAAAGATGATAGAAATGAATAA
- a CDS encoding pseudaminic acid biosynthesis-associated methylase — MNYKTEQEKFWAGEFGTNYIERNNDLQIVAGNINLFSKILSRANKINSIVEFGANIGLNLIALKQLIPFGNFSAIEINKSACIELEKMPWIYTFNESILSFESEKRYDLVFSKGVLIHINPDELESVYNKLFSVSKKYILIVEYYNPTPVEINYRGHKGKLFKRDFAGELIKLYPNLELIDYGFSYHLDPNFPQDDLNWFLLKKEI, encoded by the coding sequence ATGAATTATAAAACGGAGCAAGAAAAATTTTGGGCAGGTGAATTTGGCACTAACTATATAGAGAGAAATAATGATCTGCAAATAGTTGCCGGTAATATAAATCTTTTTTCTAAAATATTAAGTAGAGCTAATAAAATTAACTCAATAGTTGAGTTTGGTGCAAATATTGGATTAAATTTAATAGCTTTAAAACAACTTATTCCATTTGGAAATTTCTCAGCAATTGAAATTAATAAATCAGCGTGCATTGAATTAGAAAAAATGCCGTGGATTTATACTTTTAATGAATCTATACTGTCATTCGAATCAGAAAAAAGGTATGATTTGGTATTCTCTAAGGGTGTTTTAATACACATAAATCCAGATGAACTAGAAAGTGTTTATAACAAGTTATTTAGCGTGTCTAAAAAGTATATTTTGATAGTTGAGTATTATAATCCGACTCCAGTTGAAATAAATTATCGTGGACATAAAGGGAAACTATTCAAAAGAGATTTTGCAGGTGAATTAATTAAATTATATCCTAATTTAGAACTTATAGATTATGGTTTTTCCTATCATTTAGACCCTAATTTCCCTCAAGATGATCTTAATTGGTTTTTATTAAAGAAAGAGATTTAA